Proteins encoded in a region of the Botrytis cinerea B05.10 chromosome 11, complete sequence genome:
- the Bctim54 gene encoding Bctim54, whose translation MSDSKVPEADKPASATNAEVKVDAKAAAKQKPPNPMWKYLGFGENFRPRVPSRNWMIFLSITGSFTAAVIYDKREKKRAQRKWCKLVEHIAKEPLGDSRTMPRKLTVFLEGPPTDGLRIAQDHFKEYVKPILVASGLDWEFIQGRKEGDIRAELAEKIRNARLPFEESKEGQDPILSTRKNAGIKEFDGPRGDIVLGRHTWKEYIRGVHEGWLGPLTEPPTPVAESPEVAETPAPTSDAETPVDSLLGKTIHTSANSDPSKSEDSSSSTTPSPEEKPAEEKKEKPSHLPPFISTSDYASATLPSSCPAELDPSAAISFPHILGFLNTPTRLRRFLNRRYLADQIGRDTAAIILATYRPYHDSNSSSESTESESPESEQATLLKEEEKEWHKSIRTRTPTEPERTWLEPIVLDQRIASRMRKAELTAEEEEKAKKIVVSEEEVEGWIKGGLRSLGRSGMTWFAGDKEKKPWEQGNEGEENE comes from the exons ATGTCAGACTCGAAAGTGCCCGAGGCAGAC AAGCCAGCTTCTgctacaaatgcagaagtTAAAGTCGATGCAAAAGCTGCGGCGAAGCAAAAACCACCCAATCCTATGTGGAAATACTTGGGATTCGGCGAAAATTTCAGACCCAGAGTTCCTTCCCGCAACTGGATGATATTCCTCTCCATTACTGGATCTTTCACAGCAGCCGTCATCTACGataagagggaaaagaagagagcGCAGAGAAAATGGTGTAAATTGGTGGAACATATTGCGAAAGAGCCTCTAGGGGATTCTCGTACTATGCCAAGGAAACTTACTGTCTTCCTCGAAGGGCCTCCAACTGACGGATTACGGATTGCGCAAGATCATTTCAAGGAATACGTTAAGCCTATATTGGTAGCTTCAGGTTTGGATTGGGAATTTATTCagggaaggaaagagggagaTATTCGAGCGGAATTGGCGGAGAAGATTCGTAATGCAAGATTACCATTTGAGGAGAGTAAAGAGGGACAGGATCCTATTTTATCGACAAGGAAAAATGCTGGGATTAAAGAGTTTGATGGGCCAAGAGGTGATATAGTACTTGGACGACATACGTGGAAAGAATATATCAGGGGTGTACATGAAGGTTGGTTAGGTCCATTAACCGAACCCCCTACGCCTGTGGCAGAGAGTCCAGAAGTAGCAGAAACCCCAGCTCCAACCTCAGACGCCGAAACTCCAGTCGATTCCCTCTTAGGAAAAACAATCCACACCAGCGCTAATTCCGATCCCTCTAAATCCGAAGATTCGTCATCTTCTACGACTCCAAGTCCTGAAGAAAAACCAGccgaggaaaagaaagaaaagccATCACACCTACCCCCCTTCATCTCAACCTCAGACTACGCATCCGCAACCCTCCCCTCATCTTGCCCTGCAGAACTAGACCCTTCAGCCGCAATCTCCTTCCCTCATATCCTCGGCTTTCTCAATACCCCCACCCGTCTCCGTCGTTTCCTTAATCGTCGCTATCTCGCCGATCAAATCGGTCGCGATACTGCTGCTATCATCCTCGCTACCTATCGTCCCTATCACGATTCTAATTCCTCATCTGAATCTACAGAATCCGAATCTCCAGAATCAGAACAAGCCACCCTCCtaaaagaagaggagaaagaatggCATAAATCTATTCGCACTCGTACCCCTACAGAACCAGAGAGAACATGGTTAGAACCCATTGTTTTGGATCAGAGAATCGCTTCTCGAATGCGCAAAGCTGAATTGACagctgaagaagaagagaaggcgAAAAAGATAGTAGTTAGCGAGGAAGAGGTAGAGGGTTGGATTAAAGGTGGATTGAGGAGTTTAGGACGTTCTGGAATGACCTGGTTTGCAGGTgacaaggagaagaaaccaTGGGAACAGGGaaatgaaggagaggaaaatgaatga